A segment of the Promicromonospora sukumoe genome:
CAGCGAGAACCTGACGAGCCTCAGCAGGTTGCAGACGCTGCTCCGGATCAACCCGAACGCCTGGCGTATCCCGTCGTTCACCGGCGCCATCGGCATCGGCGGGATCAAGCAGCTCAACGCGCTCAACGCGGCCCTCGACGGCCTGAAGATCACCGGGATCACCGGCGGGTTCGTCAAGCCGTGGGTCTACGTCCTGGGCTCGGCCTCCTGGCTGACCGGCCTCGTCACCGGCGCGTGGAGCACGGCCGTGCCCGCGTCCTCGTTCGGTGACGACGGCCGTGAGGGCTACGACGGCACGACCGACTGGGAGCTCAACCACATCACCAAGGACGCCGGGGAGCCGATCTAGATGCGCACCAGAACTCTTGTCGCCGCGGGGATCGCCGGGGCGCTCGCCGTGTCGGTCGCGACGGGCGGAGCGGCGGCGACCCCGCCGGACGACCCGGCCGCGGCCCCGGTCCCGGCGGCCCCCGAGCCGGTCACGGTCACCCTGCTGACCGGCGACCGCGTCACCGTGACGACCACGGCCGACGGCCACCGGTCCACCGCGGTCCACCCCGCCGAGGGCCGGGAGGGCGTCGCCTTCCTGCGGCGCACCGACGGGGAGCGCACGTTCGTGATCCCGTCCGACGTCGCGCCGATGGTGGGGGAGCGGCTGGACGAGGCGCTGTTCGACGTCGCCGGGCTCGCCGCGACGGGCGTGGACCGGGAGACGGTCCCGGTGATCGTGCAGCAGCCTGAGGGGACGACGGCCCGTTCGACGGCGTCGTCGTCGGAGTGGCGGGCCGCAGGCCTGACGCCCGACCGCCGGCTGGATTCGGTCGGCGCCGTGGCCGACGACGTCGGCCCCGCGCAGGGCGCCCGGCTGCTCGACACGCTGCGCTCACAGGACGGGCGCGCGCAGGACGGCGACCCCGGCGCGAACGCGACGGGCACGCCCGCGATCGAGCGGGTCTGGCTGGACGCCCCCGCGGAGGCGCTCGACGCGGACTCCGCGCCGCAGATCGGGGCCCCGCAGGCGTGGGAGTCCGGCGCGACCGGCAAGGGGGTCACGATCGCCGTCCTGGACACGGGCGTCGACGCGACGCACCCCGACCTCGACGAGGCCGTCGTGGGCGCCAAGGACTTCTCCGGCACGGGCACGGTCGCCGACCGGAACGGCCACGGCACCCACGTGGCCTCCATCGCCGCGGGCTCGGGCCAGGCCTCCGGGGGCGAGAACCGGGGCATGGCGCCCGACGCCGACCTGCTGGTGGGCAAGGTGCTGGACGACGAGGGAGTCTCGACGATGTCGGTGGTCATCGAGGGCATGGAGTGGGCTGTCGACCAGGGCGCCGACGTCGTGAACCTGTCGCTCGGCTTCCCCAACGCCTCGGACGGCACCGACCCGGCGTCGGTCGCCGTGGACGAGCTGACGAAGCGGCACGGCGCGCTGTTCGTCGTCGCCTCGGGGAACGACGGCGGCGACGCGTCGATCGGCTCGCCCGCCGCGGCGTCGTCGGCCCTGACGGTCGGTGCCGTCGACGATTCCGACACCGTCACGGGCTTCTCCAACCGGGGGCCGCGGCTGGACGGCGCGATCAAGCCGGACATCGCGGCGCCGGGCGAGGGCATCGTCGCGGCCCGCGCGGAGGGGACGTCGTCCGGCGAGGTCGTGGACGCGGAGCACGTGGCGCTGACCGGTACCTCCATGGCGGCGCCGCACGTCGCCGGGGCCGCGGCCGCGCTGCTGCAGGCGCGGCCGAAGCTGACGTCGGCGCAGGTGCGCTCGGCGCTCATGGGCTCGGCCGACACCACGGGCGCCACCGTGTGGGAGGAGGGCGCCGGCCGCGTCTTCATCCCGAGCGCGCTGGGCCAGAAGGTGCTGGCGAGCCCGGCGTCGGTGTCGTTCGGGCAGTTCGAGCCGCCGTACACGAAGCCGCTGTCGAAGAAGGTCACCTACCGGAACACCGGCCGGTCCGCGGTCGTCCTCGACCTGGAGGTCTCCGCGACCGGTCCGGACGGCGAGCCGGTCGAGGCCGCCTCGCTCTCCAGGGACCGGCTCAAGGTCCCGGCGCGCGGGACGGCGGCGGTGACCGTCGCCGTGGACAAGGCCGCGGGCGACCTCGGTCGGTACAGCGGCACCGTGGTCGCGACCGGTCCCGGTGGTACGTCGGTGCGCACGCCGGTCGGCTGGGAGAAGCAGCCGGAGATGTTCGACCTGACGGTCCGGCAGACCGGGCGGGACGGCGAGGCGTTCGACGGGCTCTCGCAGCTCACCGTCGTGGACGCGGCGGACCACGCCCGGTTCCAGCAGTCCTTCGCCCTGGAGGGCACGGAGGCGGCCGGCCGGACCTTCGAGGTCCCCGCCGGCACCTACGTCGTGAGCTCCCTGATGATGCGGGGGGCGACCGACCTCGACGTCACGGAGCTGGTCGAGTCGGACGCCCCGCAGGTCGCGGTGACCGAGGACACGACCCTGACGCTCGACGCCCGGGACGCCGAGAAGGTCACGTTCGACGTGCCACGGGCGGCCGACCGGACCGCCCTCGTGCTGGACGGGATGCACGTCGACGAGCAGGGCAGCAGCTTCTCGACGGGCCTGTCCGTCGACGCCGGCGCGGACGCCTATGTCACGCCGACCGACCCGGTCACGGTCGGCGCGTTCGACCACGTCACCGGCGCGCAGCTCAGCGAGCCCGTGGCGGACGACGCGTCGCCGTCGTACACCTACGACCTCACCCTCCGGCAGTCGCCGGTGACGACGGGCGCGTTCGTGATCGGGGCCGAGGACCTCGCCACCGTCACCACGACGTACGCCGAGCCGGCGCGC
Coding sequences within it:
- a CDS encoding S8 family serine peptidase — its product is MRTRTLVAAGIAGALAVSVATGGAAATPPDDPAAAPVPAAPEPVTVTLLTGDRVTVTTTADGHRSTAVHPAEGREGVAFLRRTDGERTFVIPSDVAPMVGERLDEALFDVAGLAATGVDRETVPVIVQQPEGTTARSTASSSEWRAAGLTPDRRLDSVGAVADDVGPAQGARLLDTLRSQDGRAQDGDPGANATGTPAIERVWLDAPAEALDADSAPQIGAPQAWESGATGKGVTIAVLDTGVDATHPDLDEAVVGAKDFSGTGTVADRNGHGTHVASIAAGSGQASGGENRGMAPDADLLVGKVLDDEGVSTMSVVIEGMEWAVDQGADVVNLSLGFPNASDGTDPASVAVDELTKRHGALFVVASGNDGGDASIGSPAAASSALTVGAVDDSDTVTGFSNRGPRLDGAIKPDIAAPGEGIVAARAEGTSSGEVVDAEHVALTGTSMAAPHVAGAAAALLQARPKLTSAQVRSALMGSADTTGATVWEEGAGRVFIPSALGQKVLASPASVSFGQFEPPYTKPLSKKVTYRNTGRSAVVLDLEVSATGPDGEPVEAASLSRDRLKVPARGTAAVTVAVDKAAGDLGRYSGTVVATGPGGTSVRTPVGWEKQPEMFDLTVRQTGRDGEAFDGLSQLTVVDAADHARFQQSFALEGTEAAGRTFEVPAGTYVVSSLMMRGATDLDVTELVESDAPQVAVTEDTTLTLDARDAEKVTFDVPRAADRTALVLDGMHVDEQGSSFSTGLSVDAGADAYVTPTDPVTVGAFDHVTGAQLSEPVADDASPSYTYDLTLRQSPVTTGAFVIGAEDLATVTTTYAEPARDVRTSVFWSGVPVGRDWISSPSRPVTPGTRTEYLNAEDVSWSRSVLYESPDATVGQLGTGQLALAPGSETSVTVGGAPYSPAGSRGLFEDQLDVTTDWSDAAGNLFFESGEDDVRLVVRQDGEVVADEPSGWATVTVPAGGAEYQVAFDGARGSDRWYTGAVVSGEWTFRAEPGVEPATRGLLDVRYDVAGIGPRGHAPRSTEVAVSAVGGDGASVTGLSWSADGGETWTEAELTGGVAVVEAPAGTSMVSLRAEASDAAGETVVETVLEAYRVE